The following proteins are encoded in a genomic region of Dromaius novaehollandiae isolate bDroNov1 chromosome 29, bDroNov1.hap1, whole genome shotgun sequence:
- the LOC112990039 gene encoding serum amyloid P-component-like, producing the protein MRKLQFWLTLLAGLSGIVAQEDLYRKVFVFRKDPSDAYVLLKAQAEQPLQNFTVCLRSYTDLTRPYSLFSYATKAQDNEILLFKPKPSEYRLYVGGKFVTFRIPEGRWDWEHVCASWESATGLTEFWFNGKPWPRKGLQKGYTVSAEAVILLGQEQDAYGGGFDLYNSFTGELADVYLWDVGLSPDKMRAAYQSLRLPPAILTWKSLSYETKGDVVVKPRLREALGL; encoded by the exons ATGAGGAAGCTGCAGTTCTGGCTCACCCTCCTTGCTGGCCTCTCGGGGATCGTGGCCCAGGAAG ACCTCTACCGAAAGGTGTTCGTCTTCCGGAAGGACCCGAGCGATGCCTACGTGCTCCTGAAGGCGCAGGCGGAGCAGCCGCTGCAGAACTTCACCGTGTGCCTGAGGTCCTACACAGACCTCACCCGGCCCTACAGCCTCTTCTCCTACGCCACCAAGGCCCAGGACAACGAAATCCTTCTCTTCAAGCCCAAGCCTAGCGAGTACCGGCTGTACGTGGGGGGCAAGTTTGTCACCTTCCGCATCCCCGAGGGCCGCTGGGACTGGGAGCACGTCTGCGCCAGCTGGGAGTCCGCCACCGGCCTCACCGAGTTCTGGTTCAACGGGAAGCCCTGGCCCCGCAAGGGGCTGCAGAAGGGCTACACGGTGAGCGCCGAGGCCGTGAtcctgctggggcaggagcaggatgCCTACGGGGGTGGCTTTGACCTGTACAACTCGTTCACAGGCGAGCTGGCAGACGTGTACCTGTGGGACGTGGGGCTCTCACCGGACAAGATGAGAGCCGCCTACCAGTCCCTGCGCCTGCCACCCGCCATCCTGACCTGGAAGAGCTTGAGCTACGAGACGAAGGGTGACGTGGTGGTGAAACCCAGGCTGCGGGAGGCTCTGGGGCTGTAA
- the LOC112990085 gene encoding serum amyloid P-component-like encodes MGKSWLWLVALAGLFGPSAPQEKVTARIEAHPPAPTEYHPLTLTCEVSGDPGPQQFLWEKQGSQEPLQKGPDNTLFFPSFNKTHYGTYTCTATGSQGCVVATYDLWINDLINSVFVFPQETKDAYVLVKATPEQPLQNFTVCLRSYTDLTRPYSLFSYATEAQDNEILLAKHKPGEYRLYVGGKFVSFRIPKGSQMGSEHICTSWESTTGIVGFWFNGKPWPRKGLQKGYTVSHKAVILLGQQQGSYEAGIDAKRSFTGEISDVYMWDVGISTQEVASILYNLPVEAPIFGWRNFPYKIEGEVYLKP; translated from the exons ATGGGGAAGTCGTGGCTTTGGCTCGTTGCTCTCGCGGGACTCTTCGGCCCTTCTGCCCCGCAAG aaaaAGTGACTGCCAGGATCGAGGCTCACCCGCCAGCGCCCACTGAGTACCATCCCCTGACGTTGACCTGTGAGGTCTCTGGGGACCCCGG TCCCCAGCAGTTCCTGTGGGAGAAGCAAGGAAGCCAGGAGCCCCTGCAGAAAGGACCAGACAACAccctcttcttcccctccttcaACAAGACCCACTACGGCACCTACACCTGCACGGCCACCGGCTCCCAGGGCTGCGTCGTGGCCACCTACGACCTGTGGATAAATG ACCTCATCAACAGCGTGTTCGTGTTTCCTCAAGAGACCAAGGACGCCTACGTGCTGGTTAAGGCAACGCCAGAGCAACCGCTGCAGAACTTCACCGTGTGCCTGAGGTCCTACACAGACCTCACCCGGCCCTACAGCCTCTTCTCCTACGCCACCGAGGCGCAGGACAACGAAATCCTCCTCGCCAAACACAAGCCTGGGGAGTACCGGCTGTACGTGGGGGGCAAGTTCGTGTCCTTCCGCATCCCCAAGGGGTCCCAAATGGGAAGCGAGCACATCTGCACCAGCTGGGAGTCCACCACGGGCATCGTGGGCTTTTGGTTCAACGGGAAGCCCTGGCCCCGCAAGGGGCTGCAGAAAGGCTACACCGTGAGCCACAAGGCCGTGATcctgctggggcagcagcagggctcctACGAGGCTGGGATCGACGCCAAGCGGTCCTTCACAGGGGAGATCTCGGATGTGTACATGTGGGATGTGGGGATCTCAACCCAAGAGGTGGCATCAATCCTGTACAACTTGCCCGTGGAAGCCCCCATCTTTGGCTGGAGAAACTTTCCCTACAAGATCGAGGGAGAAGTGTATCTGAAGCCCTAA
- the DUSP23 gene encoding dual specificity protein phosphatase 23: MGTAEPPNFSWVARGRLAGLAMPRQPGHYQFLLGQGVRHLVSLTERAPPHHGSCPGLQLHRLRVPDFSPPTHEQIQSFLHLVEEANSKGEAVAVHCLLGNGRTGTMLACYLVKAQKMSGIDAIQEIRRLRPGAIETYEQEKAVIQFYQRIK; encoded by the exons ATGGGCACGGCTGAGCCCCCCAACTTCTCGTGGGTGGCGCGGGGGCGCCTGGCCGGGCTGGCCATGCCGCGGCAGCCGGGCCACTACCAGTTCCTGCTGGGCCAGGGCGTGCGGCACCTGGTGTCGCTCACGGAGCGGGCGCCGCCGCACCACGGCTCCTGCCCCGGGCTGCAGCTCCACCGGCTCCGTGTGCCCGACTTCAGCCCCCCGACGCACGAGCAGATCCAGAGCTTCCTGCACCTGGTGGAGGAGGCCAACAGCAAGGGGGAG GCCGTGGCAGTGCACTGCTTGCTGGGGAACGGCCGCACGGGCACCATGCTGGCCTGCTACCTCGTGAAGGCCCAGAAGATGAGCGGTATCGACGCCATCCAAGAGATCCGGAGGCTCCGGCCCGGCGCTATTGAGACGTACGAGCAGGAGAAAGCTGTGATCCAGTTCTACCAGCGCATTAAGTAG